In the Bacteroidales bacterium genome, one interval contains:
- the rplN gene encoding 50S ribosomal protein L14: protein MIQQETRLTVADNSGAKEVLCIRVLGGTGKRYATIGDKIVVTVKSAIPSGEIKKGTVTKAVVVRTKKEIKRPDGSYIRFDDNAVVLLNNMDEIRGTRIFGPVARELRDKYMKIISLAPEVL, encoded by the coding sequence ATGATACAGCAGGAAACAAGGCTCACAGTAGCCGATAACAGTGGTGCCAAAGAAGTTTTATGTATCCGCGTTCTTGGAGGAACCGGAAAGAGATATGCCACCATCGGTGACAAAATTGTTGTCACTGTAAAAAGTGCCATTCCTTCAGGCGAAATCAAGAAGGGAACCGTTACCAAGGCTGTGGTAGTTCGGACAAAGAAGGAAATCAAGCGGCCCGATGGTTCCTATATCCGATTTGATGACAATGCGGTGGTATTGCTCAACAATATGGACGAAATCAGGGGTACCCGTATTTTCGGACCGGTGGCCCGTGAACTTCGTGACAAGTACATGAAGATAATTTCATTGGCTCCGGAAGTATTATAG
- the rplX gene encoding 50S ribosomal protein L24, whose product MTAKLHIKKGDLVIVNSGESKGVKGRVLEVLVKKNKAIVEGANMVSRHTKPNAKYPQGGIIKKEAPIHISNLSLIDPSSGKPTRIGRRLNSEGKLVRYSKKSGEELK is encoded by the coding sequence ATGACAGCTAAACTGCATATTAAAAAAGGCGACCTGGTTATTGTAAACTCGGGTGAGTCGAAAGGCGTAAAAGGCCGGGTGCTTGAAGTTCTGGTAAAAAAGAACAAAGCCATCGTGGAAGGGGCTAATATGGTATCACGGCACACCAAGCCCAATGCCAAATACCCCCAGGGGGGTATTATTAAGAAGGAGGCGCCGATCCATATTTCGAACCTGAGCCTTATTGATCCTTCTTCAGGGAAACCAACCCGCATTGGTCGTCGCCTTAACAGTGAAGGAAAATTAGTACGATATTCTAAAAAATCCGGGGAGGAACTGAAGTGA
- the rplE gene encoding 50S ribosomal protein L5, whose product MEYIPNLKKKYRQEIVPALMKEFSYKSIMQVPRLEKIVINQGVGKAVADKKLIETAQSELAQITGQKPIVTVAKKDISNFKLRRKMPIGVKVTLRRDRMYEFLERLINTALPRIRDFKGVPAKFDGKGNYTLGISEQIIFPEIDIDKVSSILGMEITFVTSARTDEEAMALLREFGIPFRTAKKN is encoded by the coding sequence ATGGAATATATACCAAACCTCAAGAAAAAGTATCGTCAGGAGATTGTACCTGCTCTGATGAAAGAGTTCAGCTATAAAAGTATCATGCAGGTACCCCGCCTGGAAAAGATTGTTATTAACCAGGGCGTTGGAAAGGCAGTGGCCGACAAGAAGCTCATTGAAACCGCCCAGAGTGAACTGGCACAGATAACAGGGCAGAAGCCTATTGTTACGGTGGCCAAGAAAGACATCTCCAATTTCAAGCTGCGTCGCAAGATGCCCATTGGGGTGAAAGTCACCCTGCGCCGCGACCGGATGTACGAATTTCTGGAGCGTCTTATCAATACTGCCCTGCCGCGTATCCGTGACTTTAAGGGAGTTCCGGCCAAATTTGACGGCAAAGGGAACTATACCCTTGGTATTTCGGAACAGATTATTTTCCCCGAAATTGACATTGATAAGGTGTCGAGCATTCTGGGTATGGAAATTACCTTTGTTACCAGTGCCCGGACCGATGAAGAGGCCATGGCGCTTCTCCGTGAATTTGGCATTCCATTCAGAACAGCAAAAAAGAATTAA
- the rpsN gene encoding 30S ribosomal protein S14 produces MAKESMKAREVKRKKLADKYAAKRKQLKAEGNYAALQLLPRNSNPIRQRNRSTLTGRPRGYMRIFGLDRITFREMASRGLIPGVKKASW; encoded by the coding sequence ATGGCAAAAGAGTCGATGAAAGCCCGCGAAGTAAAGCGGAAAAAACTGGCTGACAAATACGCTGCGAAGCGCAAACAACTGAAGGCTGAAGGAAACTATGCCGCCCTGCAGTTGCTTCCCCGGAATTCAAATCCTATCAGGCAGAGAAACCGCAGTACCCTTACCGGCCGTCCGAGAGGATATATGAGAATTTTCGGGCTTGACAGAATTACATTCCGTGAAATGGCTTCACGGGGGTTGATTCCCGGTGTCAAAAAAGCCAGCTGGTAA
- the rpsH gene encoding 30S ribosomal protein S8 codes for MDPISDFLTRIRNAVKARHKVLEVPASNLKKDITRILYEKGYILNYKFEDKGPQGSIKIALKYDEATRQPAIRHLERVSTPGLRKYVGSEELPRVLNGLGIAIVSTSQGVMTDKEARQRGIGGEVICYVY; via the coding sequence ATGGATCCGATTTCTGATTTTCTTACACGCATACGCAACGCCGTTAAAGCCCGGCACAAAGTGCTTGAGGTCCCTGCTTCCAACTTGAAGAAGGACATTACAAGGATTCTCTATGAGAAAGGGTATATCCTGAATTATAAGTTTGAAGATAAAGGCCCTCAGGGAAGCATTAAAATTGCTCTGAAGTACGATGAAGCTACCCGTCAGCCGGCCATCCGGCACCTGGAGAGAGTCAGTACACCGGGTTTGCGTAAGTATGTGGGGAGCGAAGAACTGCCGCGTGTGCTGAACGGTCTCGGTATTGCCATTGTTTCTACCTCCCAGGGAGTTATGACTGACAAGGAAGCCCGTCAGAGAGGTATTGGCGGTGAAGTAATATGTTATGTTTATTAA
- the rplF gene encoding 50S ribosomal protein L6, whose translation MSRIGKLPVQIPAGVTVKVEEDNTVVVKGKLGELRQKVHPDITIEIEDNKVHVKRPSDEKQHKALHGLYRALIHNMVVGVSQGFKVEQELVGVGYRAEAKGQMLELTLGYSHDIVFQIPDEVKVETRTERRSNPIITLTSCNKQLLGQVAAKIRSLRKPEPYKGKGIKFVGEVLRRKAGKSASAAK comes from the coding sequence ATGTCACGTATAGGTAAATTACCAGTTCAGATACCTGCCGGTGTTACCGTGAAGGTTGAGGAGGATAATACAGTTGTTGTTAAGGGTAAGCTGGGAGAACTGAGGCAAAAGGTTCACCCCGACATTACCATAGAAATTGAAGATAATAAGGTGCATGTGAAAAGGCCTTCCGATGAAAAACAGCATAAGGCACTTCACGGACTCTACAGGGCTCTCATTCACAATATGGTGGTGGGCGTCTCACAGGGATTCAAGGTGGAACAGGAACTTGTAGGCGTAGGGTACAGGGCTGAAGCCAAAGGACAGATGCTCGAGCTTACCCTGGGATATTCCCACGATATTGTTTTCCAGATTCCCGATGAAGTTAAGGTAGAAACCCGCACCGAACGAAGAAGCAACCCGATTATTACCCTTACCAGTTGCAATAAACAACTGCTGGGTCAGGTTGCCGCCAAGATCCGTTCACTGCGCAAACCGGAACCCTATAAGGGAAAAGGAATCAAGTTTGTGGGTGAAGTATTGAGAAGAAAAGCCGGAAAATCAGCTAGTGCAGCTAAATAG
- the rplR gene encoding 50S ribosomal protein L18, giving the protein MALSKLERRKRIKLRIRKHISGTADKPRMAVFRSNCQIYVQLIDDLRGHTLVAASSLEKTVKDQGKVKKIEQARLVGKLVAEKAKQAGIEEVVFDRGGYLYHGRVKSLADAARESGLKF; this is encoded by the coding sequence ATGGCATTATCAAAACTTGAACGAAGGAAACGAATTAAACTCAGAATCCGGAAACATATATCCGGAACTGCAGATAAACCGAGAATGGCTGTTTTCAGAAGCAACTGCCAGATTTACGTGCAGTTGATTGACGACCTCAGGGGGCATACCCTTGTAGCAGCCAGTTCACTCGAAAAAACGGTTAAGGACCAGGGGAAGGTTAAGAAAATTGAACAGGCCCGCCTGGTGGGTAAACTGGTTGCTGAAAAGGCAAAGCAGGCCGGAATTGAAGAGGTAGTATTTGACCGCGGAGGTTATCTGTACCATGGGCGTGTTAAGAGCCTGGCAGATGCCGCCAGAGAAAGTGGTCTTAAATTTTAA
- the rpsE gene encoding 30S ribosomal protein S5 yields the protein MANSIRRVKTTDLELKDRLVSIQRVTKVTKGGRAFSFSAIVVVGNEDGIVGYGLGKANEVTTAISKGIEDAKKNLIRVPVLHGTIPHEQEAKFGGARVFIKPATSGTGVKAGGAMRAVLESVGIKDVLAKSKGSSNPHNLVKATFNALQNLRDPYTIARQRGIPLEKVFKG from the coding sequence ATGGCAAATTCAATCAGACGCGTAAAAACAACTGACCTGGAACTCAAAGACAGGCTGGTAAGCATACAGAGAGTAACCAAAGTTACCAAAGGTGGCCGTGCCTTCAGTTTCTCAGCCATTGTTGTGGTGGGGAATGAAGATGGCATTGTAGGATACGGCCTTGGAAAGGCCAATGAGGTCACCACGGCAATATCCAAAGGCATTGAAGATGCCAAGAAGAACCTTATCCGGGTTCCGGTATTGCATGGAACCATACCGCATGAGCAGGAAGCCAAGTTTGGCGGGGCGAGAGTTTTTATCAAACCAGCCACCAGTGGTACCGGAGTTAAGGCCGGAGGTGCCATGCGCGCGGTTCTTGAAAGTGTCGGTATCAAGGACGTGCTTGCCAAATCAAAAGGATCGTCAAACCCGCATAATCTGGTAAAGGCTACTTTCAATGCCCTGCAGAATCTGCGCGATCCTTACACAATTGCCCGGCAGAGGGGTATTCCTCTTGAAAAAGTATTCAAAGGTTAA
- the rpmD gene encoding 50S ribosomal protein L30, with protein MSNTMGKIRIIQVRSKIGSTLRQKRTLEALGLGKINRTVEVEATPQIQGMVNKVKHLVKVETL; from the coding sequence ATGAGTAACACCATGGGAAAGATCAGGATTATCCAGGTACGAAGCAAAATCGGCAGCACCCTGCGCCAGAAAAGAACACTCGAAGCGCTGGGTCTCGGAAAGATCAACCGTACAGTTGAAGTGGAAGCCACTCCCCAGATTCAGGGAATGGTCAATAAAGTTAAGCATCTTGTAAAGGTAGAAACATTATAA
- the rplO gene encoding 50S ribosomal protein L15 — protein sequence MDLSQLKPAEGSVHADVRKGRGQGSGKGGTSTRGHKGAQSRSGYSRKIGHEGGQMPLHRRLPKFGFRNINRKEYKAINLEVIQALADKNGITDIDVQTLIDAGLASKNHRIKILGNGQITSKLNVTAHAFSKKAKEAIEAKQGTAVKIED from the coding sequence ATGGATCTGAGTCAGTTAAAACCAGCAGAAGGTTCCGTGCATGCTGATGTCCGGAAGGGCAGAGGACAGGGGTCTGGTAAAGGCGGAACTTCTACACGCGGGCATAAGGGAGCACAGTCGCGTTCAGGTTATTCCCGTAAGATCGGGCATGAAGGCGGTCAGATGCCGTTGCACAGGCGCTTGCCTAAATTCGGCTTCCGGAATATCAACCGGAAAGAATATAAAGCCATTAACCTGGAAGTTATTCAGGCATTGGCCGACAAGAACGGAATTACCGATATTGATGTACAGACCCTTATTGATGCCGGTCTTGCCTCAAAAAATCACCGGATTAAGATTCTGGGCAACGGTCAGATTACATCAAAACTGAATGTCACAGCCCATGCCTTTTCCAAAAAAGCAAAAGAAGCCATCGAAGCAAAACAGGGAACTGCTGTAAAAATTGAGGATTGA
- the secY gene encoding preprotein translocase subunit SecY has product MRQFINTLKNIYKIEDLRFRILYTLGIILIYRLGKEVTLPGIDPTMLGALARQTQSGVLGLLDMFSGGAFSQASIFALGIMPYISASIVVQLLTMAVPYFQRLQKEGESGRNKMNQITRYLTVLIMVIQSPAYLANLHAQLPPEAFIVRGPFFTVSSIILLTAGTMFIMWLGERITDRGIGNGISLIIMIGIIARLPYAFGAELAARLEGSGGLVALLAELILLFVVFMFTILIVQGTRRIPVQYAKRIVGNKQYGGVRQYIPLKVNAAGVMPIIFAQALMFIPVTIAGFARAESLTGIAAAFANFTGLWYNLVFALLIILFTYFYTAIIINPTQMAEDMKKNGGFIPGVKPGRKTVEFLDTIMSRITLPGAIFLSIIAILPAIAVLFGVNNQFAQFYGGTSLLILVGVVLDTLQQIESHLLMRHYDGLMKSGRIKGRSGYAASM; this is encoded by the coding sequence ATGAGACAGTTTATCAACACTCTGAAGAACATTTATAAGATCGAGGACCTAAGGTTCCGGATTCTTTATACCCTGGGTATTATTCTGATATACCGCCTGGGAAAGGAAGTTACCCTGCCGGGTATTGACCCGACAATGCTGGGTGCTCTGGCAAGGCAGACCCAGAGCGGAGTGCTCGGTTTGCTTGATATGTTTTCAGGCGGAGCTTTTTCGCAGGCTTCCATTTTTGCCCTGGGCATCATGCCTTATATTTCTGCCTCGATCGTAGTTCAGCTTCTCACAATGGCAGTTCCTTATTTTCAGCGGCTCCAGAAGGAAGGAGAAAGCGGACGGAACAAGATGAACCAGATAACCCGTTACCTTACGGTACTCATCATGGTGATTCAGTCACCGGCCTATCTGGCCAACCTGCATGCCCAGCTTCCTCCTGAAGCATTCATTGTACGCGGGCCGTTCTTTACCGTTTCATCGATCATCCTGCTGACTGCCGGAACCATGTTCATTATGTGGCTTGGCGAGAGAATTACTGACCGGGGAATCGGCAACGGTATCTCCCTCATCATTATGATTGGAATCATTGCCCGGTTACCCTATGCATTTGGTGCTGAACTGGCCGCACGGCTCGAAGGTTCCGGCGGACTGGTTGCCCTGCTTGCCGAACTGATCCTGTTGTTTGTGGTTTTCATGTTTACCATTCTGATTGTTCAGGGAACAAGGCGTATTCCAGTACAGTATGCCAAACGCATTGTTGGCAACAAGCAATACGGAGGGGTTCGTCAGTACATACCTCTGAAAGTGAATGCTGCCGGTGTTATGCCCATCATTTTTGCGCAGGCGCTTATGTTTATTCCTGTTACCATTGCCGGGTTTGCCCGTGCCGAATCACTTACGGGAATTGCTGCCGCCTTTGCCAATTTTACCGGCTTATGGTACAACCTGGTTTTTGCCCTTCTGATCATTCTGTTTACGTATTTCTATACAGCCATCATCATAAATCCAACGCAGATGGCTGAAGACATGAAAAAGAACGGAGGCTTCATACCCGGTGTAAAGCCCGGCAGAAAAACTGTTGAGTTTCTTGATACCATCATGTCACGCATCACGTTGCCCGGAGCTATCTTTCTCTCCATCATTGCTATACTTCCTGCCATTGCCGTGTTGTTCGGTGTAAACAATCAGTTTGCGCAGTTTTACGGAGGCACATCCCTTCTCATTCTGGTAGGGGTTGTGCTTGATACCCTGCAGCAAATTGAAAGCCACCTGCTGATGCGGCATTATGACGGATTGATGAAGAGCGGACGAATTAAGGGAAGAAGCGGTTATGCTGCTTCCATGTAA
- the map gene encoding type I methionyl aminopeptidase, whose translation MISLKTAEEIELLRKSNLLVSKTLAEVARNIRPGITTRALDRIAEQFIRDHGGVPAFLGYRGYPATLCTSVNSVVVHGIPSEYQLKEGDIISVDCGAILNGYVGDSAYTFPVGEIPSQVFRLMKVTYESLFQGIQQAVEGKRVGDIGYAVQTHAEQNGYSVVREMVGHGIGKRLHEEPEVPNYGRRGTGAKLRQGMVICIEPMINMGTRLIVQENDGWTIRTSDNLPSAHYELAVAVGKEKADILSTFSYIEEVMNIFNNKL comes from the coding sequence ATGATTTCCCTGAAAACAGCAGAAGAAATTGAGTTACTCAGAAAAAGTAATCTGCTGGTTTCAAAAACGCTGGCTGAAGTTGCCAGAAACATTCGCCCCGGAATTACGACCAGGGCGCTTGACAGAATAGCCGAGCAGTTTATCCGGGATCACGGAGGAGTACCTGCTTTTCTCGGTTACCGCGGTTATCCGGCAACCCTTTGCACTTCGGTCAACAGTGTGGTTGTGCATGGTATTCCGTCTGAATATCAGCTGAAAGAAGGCGATATTATCTCGGTTGACTGTGGGGCCATTCTGAATGGGTATGTCGGTGATTCGGCCTACACCTTTCCGGTAGGGGAAATACCTTCCCAGGTATTCCGCCTGATGAAAGTAACATACGAATCGCTGTTTCAAGGTATCCAGCAGGCTGTTGAAGGGAAAAGAGTGGGTGACATAGGATATGCCGTACAGACGCATGCCGAGCAGAATGGTTACAGTGTGGTAAGGGAGATGGTTGGACATGGTATAGGCAAGCGTTTGCATGAAGAACCCGAGGTTCCAAACTACGGACGTAGGGGAACAGGTGCAAAACTCCGGCAGGGAATGGTTATCTGCATTGAGCCGATGATCAATATGGGAACCCGGTTGATTGTGCAGGAAAATGACGGCTGGACCATACGGACTTCCGATAACCTTCCGTCGGCTCATTACGAACTGGCGGTAGCTGTTGGAAAAGAAAAGGCCGATATTCTGTCAACTTTTTCATATATTGAAGAGGTAATGAATATTTTTAATAACAAACTGTAA
- the infA gene encoding translation initiation factor IF-1 produces MAKQPAIEQDGTITEALSNAMFRVELANGHVITAHISGKMRMHYIKLLPGDRVRVEMSPYDLTKGRITFRYK; encoded by the coding sequence ATGGCTAAGCAACCTGCAATAGAACAGGATGGTACCATTACCGAAGCATTATCAAATGCCATGTTCCGTGTGGAGCTGGCCAACGGGCATGTCATTACGGCCCACATTTCGGGCAAAATGAGGATGCATTACATAAAGCTTCTGCCCGGTGACCGCGTGCGGGTGGAAATGTCGCCCTATGATTTGACGAAAGGAAGAATTACCTTCAGGTATAAATAA
- the rpmJ gene encoding 50S ribosomal protein L36 — translation MKVRTSIKKRSPECKIVRRKGRLYVINKKNPKYKQRQG, via the coding sequence ATGAAAGTACGTACCTCCATTAAGAAAAGAAGCCCCGAGTGCAAGATTGTGCGTCGGAAAGGAAGACTTTATGTTATTAACAAGAAAAACCCCAAGTACAAACAACGTCAGGGATAA
- the rpsM gene encoding 30S ribosomal protein S13, with product MARIVGVDLPKNKRGEIGLTYILGIGRSSARKILAQAGIDYDTKVKDWTDDQLAKIRQIINEQYKVEGELRSMVQLNIKRLMDIGCYRGIRHRAGLPVRGQRTKNNARTRKGKKKTIANKKKATK from the coding sequence ATGGCTCGTATAGTAGGTGTTGATTTACCGAAAAACAAACGGGGAGAAATAGGATTAACCTATATTCTCGGAATCGGACGCAGTTCTGCCCGTAAGATTCTGGCGCAGGCCGGTATTGATTATGATACCAAGGTAAAGGACTGGACGGATGACCAGCTGGCCAAAATACGTCAGATCATTAATGAACAGTACAAGGTGGAAGGAGAACTTCGTTCCATGGTGCAACTGAACATTAAGCGGCTTATGGATATCGGCTGTTACAGAGGAATCCGGCACAGAGCCGGTTTGCCTGTACGCGGTCAGAGAACCAAGAACAACGCACGTACCCGCAAAGGAAAGAAAAAGACCATTGCCAATAAAAAGAAAGCAACCAAATAA
- the rpsK gene encoding 30S ribosomal protein S11, translating to MAKKTGTSRKKVVKVEPLGQAHIQASFNNIIVSLTNNSGQVISWSSAGKMGFRGSKKNTPYAAQVAAEDAAKAAYDAGLRKVKVFVKGPGAGRESAIRTIHNAGIEVTEIVDVTPLPHNGCRPPKRRRV from the coding sequence ATGGCTAAGAAGACAGGAACATCCCGTAAGAAGGTTGTTAAGGTTGAACCGTTGGGGCAGGCACACATCCAGGCCTCGTTCAACAATATTATTGTTAGTTTGACCAACAACAGCGGCCAGGTAATTTCCTGGTCGTCGGCAGGTAAAATGGGATTCAGAGGGTCCAAGAAGAATACACCCTATGCTGCTCAGGTGGCTGCGGAAGATGCCGCCAAGGCCGCTTATGATGCAGGCCTGCGTAAGGTGAAGGTGTTTGTTAAAGGTCCCGGAGCCGGACGCGAATCGGCTATCAGAACCATTCATAATGCAGGAATTGAGGTAACGGAAATCGTTGATGTTACCCCGCTGCCGCATAACGGCTGCAGGCCCCCGAAACGCAGAAGAGTATAA
- the rpsD gene encoding 30S ribosomal protein S4, translating to MARYTGPKTKVARSIGEPIFGPDNHFDKKNYPPGQHGVNRKRKKLSEYGVQLKEKQKAKYTYGLLEKQFALLFEKASASKGVTGEVLLQLLESRLDNVVYRLGIAPTRAAARQLVSHRHILVNGEIANVPSRLLKPGDIVEVREKSKSLEVITNSLGTNRHAQYSWLEWDKDKMAGKFLNLPQRSEIPENIKEQLIVELYSK from the coding sequence ATGGCACGATATACAGGTCCAAAAACAAAAGTTGCCCGTAGCATTGGTGAACCAATATTCGGTCCGGATAATCATTTCGACAAAAAAAACTATCCTCCCGGACAACACGGTGTTAACAGAAAACGCAAAAAGCTCTCGGAGTATGGCGTTCAGCTGAAAGAAAAGCAGAAGGCAAAATATACTTACGGACTGCTGGAAAAGCAGTTTGCCCTGTTGTTCGAAAAGGCATCTGCCAGCAAAGGGGTAACCGGCGAAGTGCTGTTGCAATTGCTGGAGTCACGCCTCGACAATGTTGTATATCGTCTTGGTATTGCTCCCACACGTGCTGCAGCCCGTCAGCTGGTTTCGCACCGGCATATCCTCGTCAACGGGGAAATCGCCAACGTGCCGTCACGCCTGCTGAAGCCCGGAGATATCGTTGAAGTTCGTGAGAAATCCAAATCACTCGAAGTGATTACCAATTCCCTCGGCACCAATCGTCATGCCCAATATTCCTGGCTCGAGTGGGACAAAGACAAAATGGCCGGAAAGTTTCTCAACCTGCCCCAGCGCTCCGAAATCCCTGAAAATATCAAGGAACAGCTCATCGTTGAACTTTACTCAAAATAA
- a CDS encoding DNA-directed RNA polymerase subunit alpha — protein MAILAFQRPEKVIMLHATDTHGLFEFRPLEPGYGITIGNALRRILLSSLEGFAVTSIKIEGVEHEFSTITGVIEDVTDIVLNLKQIRFKRLVEDTDQEKIMVTISGQDKFKAGDLNRFLSGFKVLNPDLVICRMEPDVKLQMEMTISKGRGYVPSEENKPANAEFGLIALDAIFTPIKNVKYSVENYRVEQKTDYEKLLIEITTDGSIHPKEALKEAAKILIYHFMLFSDEKITIETEEKYTSDEFDEESLHMRQLLKTKLVDLDLSVRALNCLKAAEVETLGDLVKYNKNDLLKFRNFGKKSLTELDELLESMGLTFGMDVSKYKLDKD, from the coding sequence ATGGCTATTTTAGCTTTTCAGAGACCGGAAAAGGTGATCATGCTTCATGCAACTGACACCCACGGTCTTTTTGAATTCCGGCCCCTTGAACCAGGGTACGGCATTACCATCGGAAATGCTTTGCGCAGAATCCTGCTTTCCTCCCTTGAAGGTTTTGCTGTTACCAGCATTAAAATTGAGGGTGTGGAGCATGAATTCTCCACAATAACTGGTGTTATCGAAGATGTAACTGATATTGTTCTTAACCTGAAGCAAATACGGTTCAAACGCCTCGTAGAGGATACCGATCAGGAAAAAATCATGGTAACCATCTCAGGCCAGGATAAATTCAAGGCTGGCGATCTGAACCGCTTCCTTTCAGGATTTAAGGTTCTTAATCCCGACCTGGTCATCTGCCGTATGGAACCCGATGTAAAACTGCAGATGGAAATGACCATCAGCAAAGGACGCGGGTATGTTCCTTCGGAAGAAAATAAACCGGCCAATGCAGAATTCGGACTTATCGCCCTCGATGCGATCTTTACTCCCATTAAAAACGTAAAGTATTCGGTCGAAAATTACCGCGTTGAACAAAAAACTGACTACGAAAAGCTCCTGATTGAGATTACTACCGATGGTTCCATTCATCCGAAGGAAGCATTGAAAGAAGCAGCAAAGATTCTGATCTATCATTTCATGCTGTTCTCTGACGAAAAAATCACCATCGAAACCGAGGAAAAATACACCTCCGACGAATTTGACGAAGAAAGCCTCCACATGAGGCAGCTTCTGAAAACCAAGCTGGTGGACCTTGACCTTTCAGTAAGGGCCCTCAATTGCCTCAAGGCTGCTGAGGTGGAAACGCTTGGCGATCTGGTAAAATACAATAAGAATGACCTGCTGAAATTCCGCAATTTCGGAAAGAAATCGCTCACCGAACTGGATGAGCTTCTCGAAAGCATGGGTCTTACTTTTGGAATGGATGTTTCAAAATATAAATTAGACAAGGACTAA
- the rplQ gene encoding 50S ribosomal protein L17, producing MRHSVKTNHLGRTSAHRKALLSNLAVSLIKEKRIETTLAKAKELRTFVEPLITRSKEDTTHSRRIVFSYLKDKEAVAELFREVAPKIADRPGGYTRILRTRSRAGDNADLCMIELVDFNELYTKTTKEAETKQTGKRRRRGSGKKSAEGKAAETQAQAQPKPEKPEQSPEENTGEKEQTPSNE from the coding sequence ATGAGACACAGTGTTAAGACGAATCATCTGGGAAGAACGAGCGCCCACAGAAAGGCATTGCTCTCCAATCTGGCGGTTTCCCTGATCAAGGAGAAACGTATTGAAACGACACTGGCCAAGGCTAAGGAGCTTCGCACCTTTGTGGAACCACTTATTACACGTTCCAAGGAAGATACCACCCACTCGCGGCGTATCGTTTTCAGCTACCTGAAGGATAAAGAAGCTGTTGCCGAACTTTTCCGTGAGGTAGCTCCAAAAATTGCCGACCGTCCGGGTGGATATACACGAATTCTCCGCACCAGAAGCCGCGCCGGCGATAATGCTGATCTGTGTATGATTGAGCTGGTCGATTTCAACGAACTGTATACCAAGACGACCAAAGAAGCTGAAACGAAGCAGACCGGCAAGCGCAGAAGAAGAGGCTCAGGGAAAAAATCGGCTGAGGGAAAAGCTGCTGAAACCCAGGCACAAGCTCAGCCGAAGCCTGAAAAACCGGAGCAGTCTCCTGAAGAAAACACGGGAGAAAAGGAACAGACTCCATCCAACGAGTAA